A single region of the Oenococcus kitaharae DSM 17330 genome encodes:
- a CDS encoding AMP-binding protein yields the protein MEKYQSQLVETTFKWIEENPEKKKIYDADMKIWLTDAQLLKSVEQALATMQDAGLETGDLLLLALPNSAAYVIVYLAAMKLGLDIYSMNPTMPKNRAIEQFRKRNYKAAVLTPDYAGYFAETAQGISERLLTKFGPDDTEIKLTLWQHIDPIDKFDMIPSHSGILMYTSGTTSEPKGVLLSQEQMAIAGENIIQSHLLTAQDRIYITLPFHHINAQHIGLISTLISGGSLIVQKHFSAHRFWPIAEEQAATWVTAAPAIISILLNTAIDPVHLTKMRFIRSASAPLPIAAMERFERRFGVSILNSYGMTEAPSQISIDPLPPLRSPEGSSGKPFNIKVRIANAELTKDYSTGKDGYIWIQGPGTISAYLHGRDKDSFLKGWFKTGDMGHFDADGFLYLVGRSKEMINKSGDKISPYEVENVIDRLDFIGSSAVVGYPDDIYGETVAAVIVLKTPAEDRDQLANYADQIRKIVAENEEKFKIPKYVFFMTELPHGATGKIQRTALKKKLSQETGLEKY from the coding sequence ATGGAAAAGTACCAGTCACAATTAGTTGAAACAACATTTAAATGGATTGAAGAAAATCCAGAAAAGAAAAAAATCTACGATGCCGATATGAAAATCTGGCTGACTGATGCCCAGTTGCTGAAATCCGTTGAACAGGCACTGGCTACGATGCAGGATGCCGGTCTGGAGACTGGCGATCTGCTCTTATTAGCTTTGCCGAATTCTGCGGCCTATGTGATTGTTTATCTCGCGGCGATGAAGCTTGGCTTGGATATTTATTCGATGAATCCAACCATGCCTAAAAATCGCGCGATCGAGCAATTTAGAAAACGCAATTATAAAGCAGCAGTGCTGACGCCTGATTATGCAGGTTATTTTGCTGAAACGGCTCAAGGCATTTCCGAGAGGCTGCTGACAAAGTTCGGCCCGGACGACACGGAAATTAAATTGACTTTGTGGCAGCACATCGATCCCATCGATAAATTCGATATGATTCCGTCTCATTCAGGCATTCTCATGTACACGTCTGGTACGACCAGCGAGCCTAAGGGTGTCTTGTTGAGTCAGGAACAGATGGCCATAGCCGGTGAAAACATTATTCAAAGCCATTTGCTGACGGCTCAAGACCGGATTTATATCACGCTGCCATTTCATCATATTAATGCGCAGCATATTGGCTTGATTTCGACCTTGATTTCCGGCGGCTCGCTGATTGTTCAAAAACATTTTTCGGCTCATCGTTTCTGGCCGATTGCTGAAGAACAGGCCGCGACTTGGGTAACTGCTGCGCCAGCGATTATTTCAATCCTACTGAATACCGCGATTGATCCGGTACATTTAACGAAGATGCGTTTCATCCGTTCTGCTTCGGCACCATTACCGATTGCAGCCATGGAAAGATTCGAACGGCGTTTTGGCGTCTCAATTCTAAATTCATATGGCATGACAGAAGCACCGAGTCAGATTTCCATTGATCCGCTGCCGCCACTGAGGAGTCCGGAAGGGTCATCCGGGAAGCCTTTTAACATTAAAGTACGGATTGCCAATGCTGAATTGACAAAAGATTACTCGACCGGTAAGGACGGTTATATCTGGATTCAGGGGCCGGGGACAATTTCCGCTTACCTGCACGGCCGGGACAAAGATTCCTTTTTAAAGGGCTGGTTTAAGACGGGCGATATGGGCCATTTTGATGCTGACGGTTTCTTATATCTTGTGGGCCGAAGCAAAGAAATGATCAATAAATCCGGTGATAAGATCAGTCCTTATGAAGTGGAGAACGTGATTGACCGCCTTGATTTTATCGGAAGTTCGGCTGTTGTCGGCTATCCGGACGACATTTATGGCGAAACAGTTGCTGCCGTGATCGTTTTGAAGACGCCGGCTGAAGATCGCGACCAGTTGGCCAATTATGCGGATCAAATTCGCAAAATCGTTGCTGAAAACGAAGAAAAGTTCAAAATTCCGAAATATGTTTTCTTTATGACTGAACTGCCGCATGGCGCGACGGGCAAAATTCAACGCACGGCTCTGAAAAAGAAATTGAGCCAAGAAACTGGATTGGAAAAATACTAA
- a CDS encoding aliphatic sulfonate ABC transporter substrate-binding protein — MKRHRVKKIVYGLLAILWLVVAIEGFFIIQSENLRGGNQQSGSAGDRKLKVINFGYQRGDEADLVRINGQFASDARKLGYRIRWTNFQDGPTMLSALTSHHIRFARTGNTPPVVSQAGGSDIVYVAATVSKYRASMILVPKDSTISNLSDLRGKRIAYGFGTASTYLLLKALQSADLTLSDVNAVNLNQSAAGTAFKTGRVDAWVTWDPFSAAAQVEDDAQVLANAKGLSGDHNFFTSTRSWANKHKDLLRLLNRDAQTTMTWANNNHALLIRQFTKDLGLSQRVARLQVGRRTYGMANLTDPAIVNEQQDIADLLYKNKMIDRRVRVKNAFIDLGSD; from the coding sequence ATGAAAAGGCATCGTGTAAAAAAAATAGTTTACGGTTTGCTGGCAATCTTATGGCTTGTTGTCGCTATAGAAGGTTTTTTCATCATTCAGTCTGAGAATCTGCGGGGCGGCAATCAGCAAAGCGGTAGTGCTGGTGATCGGAAACTGAAGGTGATCAATTTTGGTTACCAGCGTGGGGATGAAGCGGATCTGGTCAGGATTAATGGCCAGTTTGCAAGCGATGCCAGGAAATTAGGTTATCGTATCCGTTGGACTAATTTTCAGGATGGACCGACGATGCTGTCAGCTTTAACTAGCCACCACATTCGTTTTGCCCGTACCGGAAATACGCCGCCAGTCGTCTCGCAGGCAGGTGGTTCGGACATCGTCTATGTAGCGGCGACCGTTTCCAAATATCGTGCCTCGATGATTCTGGTCCCGAAAGATTCGACCATCAGCAATCTCAGTGATTTGCGCGGTAAACGGATTGCCTACGGCTTTGGTACAGCTTCGACTTATTTATTGTTAAAAGCACTGCAGAGTGCTGATTTAACACTGAGTGATGTCAATGCCGTGAACCTGAATCAATCTGCAGCTGGTACTGCTTTCAAGACCGGGCGGGTCGATGCTTGGGTCACTTGGGATCCCTTTTCTGCCGCCGCTCAGGTTGAAGATGATGCCCAAGTTCTAGCTAATGCTAAGGGCCTCTCAGGCGACCATAATTTCTTTACCTCGACCCGTTCTTGGGCAAACAAGCATAAAGATCTGCTGCGTTTATTGAATCGCGATGCTCAGACTACGATGACTTGGGCAAACAATAATCACGCACTGCTGATTCGGCAGTTTACAAAGGATCTTGGCTTAAGCCAGCGTGTTGCTCGCCTGCAGGTCGGCCGACGGACTTATGGCATGGCTAATTTGACCGATCCGGCCATTGTTAACGAACAGCAGGATATCGCTGATCTGCTTTATAAAAACAAGATGATCGATCGCCGTGTTCGGGTGAAAAATGCCTTTATCGATCTGGGGAGTGACTGA
- a CDS encoding ABC transporter permease subunit, producing the protein MKKTFLKIIPYSLPVLIIVLWQVSSMVGILRDNVLPSPLQVIQQAITLWNNGRLPRNIAVSLYRATAGLLLGGSIGFIFGLANGLSKVSRSVFDSSIQMIRNIPHLALVPLFILWFGIGEPAKILLVSLGVMFPIYINTYSGIKDVDPELIEMGRVYQFSKWQMFKDIIVPAALPNILVGLRFALGVMWTTLIVSEQINARSGLGYMAMDAQQFANTRTIILVVIIYALLGKLSDSIAKFLEDELLSWRERRVAA; encoded by the coding sequence ATGAAAAAAACATTTTTGAAAATAATTCCCTACAGCTTACCGGTCTTGATTATTGTTCTTTGGCAAGTTTCATCCATGGTCGGTATTTTGCGAGATAATGTTCTTCCCAGTCCGCTGCAGGTGATTCAGCAGGCAATCACTTTGTGGAATAACGGCCGTCTGCCGCGTAATATCGCCGTGTCGCTGTATCGTGCGACTGCCGGCCTGCTGTTAGGCGGATCGATCGGATTTATCTTCGGCCTAGCAAACGGTTTGTCAAAAGTTTCCCGCTCAGTGTTTGATTCTTCGATTCAGATGATTCGAAACATTCCCCATCTAGCTTTAGTACCACTTTTCATTTTGTGGTTCGGCATCGGCGAACCGGCCAAAATCCTGTTGGTATCGTTGGGTGTTATGTTTCCCATCTACATCAATACTTATTCTGGTATCAAAGATGTTGATCCGGAATTAATTGAGATGGGACGTGTTTACCAGTTTTCCAAATGGCAGATGTTCAAAGATATTATTGTGCCGGCCGCTTTGCCGAACATTCTTGTCGGCCTGCGTTTTGCTTTAGGTGTCATGTGGACGACTTTGATCGTGTCCGAACAGATTAACGCGCGTTCCGGACTTGGCTATATGGCCATGGACGCTCAGCAGTTTGCTAATACTCGGACGATTATTCTTGTCGTAATCATTTATGCGCTGCTCGGCAAGCTGTCTGATTCGATTGCTAAATTCCTCGAAGACGAACTTCTGTCTTGGCGTGAAAGGAGAGTGGCTGCCTGA
- a CDS encoding ABC transporter ATP-binding protein — MTNLIEIKDLTKTYSSKTVVEKVNLAFPTGSFTAIVGESGGGKTTLLRMISGLESATSGQVTEHGNVLETVSKTTRIMFQNGRLLPWKNVLNNILLGSQNSTKERALDLLDAVGLKDKADVFPVSLSGGERQRVALARALISQPELLLLDEPLGALDALTRLNMQKLIESIWKKYGFTAILVTHDVEEAVRLADRVVVVHDHQVSQPIDLIDLPRPRKLNDSALQKNVELILDQIMQQ, encoded by the coding sequence ATGACGAATTTAATCGAAATCAAAGACTTGACCAAGACTTACAGCAGCAAGACGGTTGTCGAGAAGGTCAATCTGGCTTTTCCGACTGGATCATTTACAGCGATTGTCGGTGAGTCCGGCGGTGGGAAAACAACTTTGCTGCGCATGATTTCCGGTTTGGAATCGGCGACAAGCGGTCAAGTCACAGAGCATGGCAACGTGTTGGAAACCGTGTCCAAGACGACCCGGATTATGTTTCAAAACGGCCGTCTGCTGCCTTGGAAAAACGTCCTGAATAATATTCTGCTGGGTTCACAAAATAGTACCAAAGAACGTGCTCTGGATTTGTTGGATGCTGTAGGATTAAAAGATAAGGCTGATGTTTTTCCAGTCAGCCTATCTGGTGGTGAACGGCAGCGTGTTGCTTTAGCCAGAGCTTTGATTTCTCAGCCGGAGCTGCTACTGCTAGATGAACCACTTGGTGCTTTGGATGCGCTGACCAGGCTGAATATGCAGAAACTGATTGAAAGTATCTGGAAAAAATACGGCTTTACTGCGATTTTAGTCACGCATGATGTCGAAGAAGCTGTCCGTCTGGCCGATCGTGTTGTCGTCGTGCACGATCATCAAGTCAGCCAGCCGATTGATTTGATCGATCTGCCGCGTCCGCGGAAACTAAATGACAGTGCCTTACAGAAAAATGTTGAATTGATCTTAGATCAGATTATGCAGCAATAA
- a CDS encoding dihydrofolate reductase family protein, with protein MAKLIYAINESLDGYIEDRQGSLDWSVSDDELFSFWTDFQRSIGTYLYGRRMYDAMVYWENPSGQPFHDPKASQEFSRIWRNAHKTVFSRTLEKASTGNTEIVHAFDADQIRQLKASAAEDLTIGGPDFAGQALKAGLVDDCYFLVNPIILGGGKRALPENHQIQLQLLDLRRFRSGVVMLHYRVAQ; from the coding sequence ATGGCAAAACTGATCTATGCAATTAATGAATCTTTAGACGGCTACATTGAAGACCGCCAAGGAAGCCTGGATTGGTCAGTTTCAGATGATGAATTGTTTTCCTTCTGGACTGACTTTCAACGCTCGATTGGCACTTATCTCTACGGACGCCGCATGTATGATGCGATGGTTTACTGGGAAAATCCCAGTGGTCAGCCCTTTCACGATCCCAAGGCGAGTCAGGAATTTTCGCGCATCTGGCGCAATGCCCATAAGACTGTCTTTTCTCGGACGCTTGAAAAGGCGTCAACTGGCAATACTGAAATCGTTCACGCCTTTGACGCTGATCAAATCCGCCAATTAAAAGCATCTGCTGCCGAGGATTTGACAATCGGCGGCCCAGATTTTGCCGGTCAAGCCTTAAAAGCGGGCCTTGTCGATGACTGTTATTTTCTGGTTAATCCAATTATTTTAGGCGGCGGCAAACGCGCTCTGCCAGAAAATCATCAGATCCAACTCCAGCTGCTGGATCTGCGCCGTTTTCGCAGCGGGGTCGTCATGCTCCATTACAGAGTCGCACAATAA
- a CDS encoding GntR family transcriptional regulator, translating into MAKYIEIANQLRSDISQHKFSQDQPFPDQLDLANRFSTSRMTVQKSLNILRAEGLIYSRQGSGTFISKNADLIVQSDFGVDQYVGTSTLLGDRHQIESQVIKFEIRYPNDSEQIALRLNDKELIYDIIRQRVVDKEPYALEYSKMPVKVIPGLDDKVLHASIYGYIQNDLKLKIGSAFRKISADKANSNDEKYLKCGPMDPVLEVTQTVFLNTGIPFEFSSTRHRYDQGSVTVFVKSKLE; encoded by the coding sequence ATGGCAAAATACATTGAAATCGCAAATCAATTAAGATCGGATATTAGTCAACACAAATTCAGCCAAGATCAGCCTTTCCCCGATCAATTAGACTTGGCCAACCGATTTTCAACAAGCAGAATGACAGTACAAAAATCATTAAATATATTGCGCGCCGAAGGTTTGATATATAGTCGCCAAGGATCGGGTACTTTTATTTCAAAAAATGCTGATCTCATTGTTCAATCTGACTTCGGCGTTGATCAGTATGTTGGCACAAGTACACTTTTAGGAGACCGGCATCAAATTGAAAGTCAAGTAATTAAATTCGAAATTCGTTATCCTAATGATTCCGAACAGATTGCACTGCGTCTTAATGACAAAGAATTAATCTATGATATTATTCGTCAACGAGTTGTTGATAAAGAACCCTATGCTTTGGAATACAGTAAAATGCCTGTCAAGGTAATTCCGGGACTTGATGATAAAGTGCTGCACGCATCTATTTATGGCTATATCCAGAATGATCTCAAGTTAAAAATCGGCTCGGCCTTCAGGAAGATCAGTGCAGATAAAGCAAACTCAAACGATGAAAAATACCTGAAATGCGGTCCCATGGATCCCGTTTTAGAGGTAACACAGACCGTTTTTCTCAACACAGGCATCCCTTTTGAGTTTTCGAGTACGCGGCACCGATATGATCAAGGCAGCGTGACTGTTTTTGTCAAATCAAAACTAGAGTAA